Proteins from a single region of Weeksella virosa DSM 16922:
- a CDS encoding DNA gyrase/topoisomerase IV subunit A gives MTHQEGESIKKISGMYQEWFLDYASYVILERAIPSIYDGLKPVQRRILHSMRELEDGRYNKVANIVGNTMKYHPHGDASITDAIVQIGQKDLLIDTQGNWGNILTGDRAAAARYIEARLTKFALEVVYNPKTTHWQPSYDGRNKEPIDLPVKFPLLLAQGVEGIAVGLSTKILPHNFIELIDASIAYLRGKKFTLYPDFQTGGYIEVADYNDGMRGGKVRIRAKISQVDKTTLKISEIPFSTTTGSLIDSILKANDKGKIKIRKIEDNTAADVEILIHLQTGTSPDKTIDALYAFTDCEVSLSPNACVIDEQKPEFLSVSEILKRNTDNTVQLLKRELEISLDELQEQWHFSSLERIFIENRIYHQIEEEETWEGVIETIDKGLKPFTSHLLRAVTEEDIVKLTEIRIKRISRFDLDKADQHILSLEDKIAEVKHHLANLIDYSIAYFKELKTKYGAGKERKTEIRTFDIIDASKVAVANTRFYVDRTEGFIGTSLRKDEFLFECSDIDDIIIFRRDGVMMVTKVEAKTFVGKGILHVGVWRRNDKRTIYNMIYRDGKNGPAYQKRFAVTAITRDKEYNLTTGNKGSEVLYFSANPNGEAEVVSVILKTHQRLKKLKFDIDFADLIVKGRASKGNLVTKYPIKKVELKQEGVSTLAPRKIWFDDAVKRLNADERGRFLGDFKGEDRILTLNPKQGEARLMTFDLGNHFDDTFEVIEKWQPNKPLTCVYFDADKNRYFVKRFLVEDTLNVQNFFPSENEKSYVELVSTDYRPVIEVVFSKEKGHEREAETIELESFIAVKGIKAQGNQLTVHKVKQIKTLDPLPYEVVEEEEEKEEGTQDTQQSLFEE, from the coding sequence ATGACGCACCAAGAAGGAGAAAGCATAAAAAAAATATCGGGAATGTACCAGGAGTGGTTTCTGGACTACGCTTCTTATGTGATATTAGAACGAGCAATTCCCTCTATCTACGATGGATTGAAGCCTGTGCAAAGAAGAATCCTTCACTCGATGCGAGAATTAGAAGATGGTCGTTACAATAAAGTAGCCAATATAGTAGGTAACACCATGAAATATCATCCACATGGGGATGCTTCTATTACCGATGCTATCGTGCAAATCGGGCAAAAAGATTTGTTGATTGATACTCAGGGAAACTGGGGAAACATCCTTACTGGTGACCGTGCAGCAGCAGCAAGATATATCGAGGCCAGGCTAACAAAATTCGCCTTAGAAGTGGTTTACAACCCAAAGACTACACATTGGCAACCATCTTATGACGGGAGAAATAAAGAGCCAATAGATTTACCCGTAAAATTCCCACTCTTATTAGCGCAAGGAGTAGAAGGAATTGCAGTAGGTTTATCGACCAAAATACTCCCTCATAATTTCATTGAACTGATCGATGCATCTATTGCCTATCTACGAGGGAAAAAATTTACTTTATATCCTGATTTCCAAACCGGAGGCTATATCGAAGTTGCTGATTATAATGATGGGATGAGAGGTGGAAAAGTAAGAATTCGAGCCAAAATTTCGCAAGTCGACAAAACTACCCTGAAGATTAGTGAGATCCCATTCTCTACAACCACAGGATCCTTGATTGACTCTATTTTGAAAGCCAATGACAAAGGCAAAATAAAAATCAGAAAAATAGAGGATAATACCGCAGCAGATGTAGAAATTCTCATTCATTTACAAACGGGTACTAGCCCCGATAAAACCATCGATGCATTGTATGCGTTTACCGATTGCGAGGTCTCGCTTTCGCCCAATGCTTGTGTTATCGATGAGCAAAAGCCAGAGTTTTTATCCGTATCAGAAATCCTAAAAAGAAATACGGATAATACCGTTCAGTTACTGAAACGTGAATTAGAAATTAGTCTAGACGAGTTGCAAGAACAATGGCATTTTTCATCTCTAGAAAGAATCTTTATAGAAAATAGGATCTATCATCAGATCGAAGAAGAAGAAACCTGGGAAGGGGTTATCGAAACAATAGATAAAGGGCTAAAACCTTTTACCAGTCATCTTTTGCGAGCAGTTACCGAAGAAGATATTGTGAAGTTGACGGAAATCAGAATCAAAAGAATTTCTCGGTTCGATTTGGATAAAGCCGATCAACATATTCTATCATTAGAAGATAAAATTGCAGAAGTGAAACACCATTTGGCGAATCTTATCGACTATTCTATTGCCTATTTTAAAGAGCTAAAAACCAAGTACGGTGCAGGGAAAGAGCGAAAAACAGAAATCAGAACTTTTGATATCATCGATGCCTCGAAAGTTGCTGTAGCAAACACACGCTTTTATGTCGACCGAACCGAAGGATTCATCGGAACTTCACTTAGAAAAGATGAATTTTTGTTCGAATGTTCTGATATTGATGATATCATTATCTTCCGTCGAGATGGAGTTATGATGGTAACAAAAGTAGAAGCTAAAACCTTTGTAGGAAAAGGAATTTTGCATGTTGGTGTTTGGCGAAGAAACGATAAACGAACCATTTATAACATGATTTACCGCGATGGGAAAAATGGTCCAGCGTATCAGAAAAGATTTGCAGTAACCGCAATTACCCGTGATAAAGAGTACAACTTAACAACTGGAAATAAAGGTTCGGAAGTGTTGTATTTTTCAGCCAATCCGAATGGTGAAGCTGAGGTGGTTAGCGTAATCCTAAAAACTCATCAACGCCTAAAGAAACTAAAATTCGACATAGATTTTGCTGATCTTATCGTGAAAGGACGTGCTTCTAAAGGGAACTTGGTTACCAAATATCCTATAAAAAAAGTTGAACTCAAACAAGAAGGAGTTTCTACGCTAGCACCAAGAAAAATTTGGTTTGATGATGCAGTGAAAAGATTAAATGCAGACGAAAGAGGAAGATTTTTGGGTGATTTCAAAGGAGAAGATCGAATTCTGACACTCAATCCGAAACAAGGCGAAGCTCGTTTGATGACTTTCGATTTGGGGAACCATTTTGATGATACTTTTGAAGTTATAGAAAAATGGCAACCAAATAAACCCTTAACTTGTGTTTATTTCGATGCTGATAAAAATAGATATTTCGTAAAAAGATTTTTAGTAGAAGATACGTTAAATGTGCAAAACTTTTTCCCGTCTGAAAATGAAAAATCTTATGTAGAATTGGTGTCAACTGATTACAGACCTGTAATAGAAGTGGTTTTTTCGAAAGAAAAAGGACATGAAAGAGAAGCAGAAACAATAGAATTAGAAAGTTTTATTGCAGTAAAAGGAATCAAAGCACAAGGAAATCAATTGACCGTCCACAAGGTGAAACAAATAAAAACGCTCGATCCTTTGCCCTATGAAGTTGTGGAAGAGGAAGAAGAGAAAGAAGAAGGTACACAGGATACTCAACAATCTTTATTTGAAGAATAA
- a CDS encoding rhomboid family intramembrane serine protease, with the protein MNNLPFITLIIIAINAIVSMKGFSDWAFLEKYKFNIARIRNNKEYYRLITSGFLHVDYTHLIFNMLTLYFFSNIVVAFFGNPFVVFGDTSFMNQNLGSILFLALYLLSIIAGNVLALIEHRNQPNYSAVGASGGVSGILFSAIAVYPTLMLGIFFVIPMPAWIFAIIYLGFSVYGMRRNLGNLGHAAHLGGSVFGLLATILYFPELLQINRFYIILMCLPIVAMILMMLYKKNNA; encoded by the coding sequence ATGAATAATTTACCATTTATTACCCTGATTATTATCGCTATAAATGCTATTGTTAGTATGAAAGGTTTTTCTGATTGGGCATTTTTAGAAAAATATAAATTCAATATTGCGAGGATTAGAAACAATAAAGAATACTACCGACTTATCACGTCTGGATTTCTACATGTAGATTATACTCATCTGATATTCAATATGCTAACGCTGTATTTTTTCTCGAATATTGTAGTGGCATTTTTCGGAAATCCATTCGTTGTTTTTGGTGATACTTCTTTTATGAATCAAAATTTGGGTAGTATATTATTTTTGGCTTTGTACCTTTTGTCCATTATAGCAGGAAATGTTTTGGCACTTATCGAACATAGAAATCAGCCCAATTATTCTGCTGTTGGTGCTTCGGGTGGTGTTTCGGGTATATTATTTTCTGCCATTGCCGTGTATCCGACTTTGATGCTGGGAATCTTTTTTGTGATTCCGATGCCCGCGTGGATTTTTGCTATTATTTATTTAGGTTTTTCGGTGTATGGAATGCGAAGAAATCTTGGTAATTTGGGGCATGCAGCACATTTGGGTGGTTCTGTTTTTGGACTTTTAGCCACTATTCTCTATTTTCCAGAACTTTTGCAAATCAATCGGTTTTATATCATTTTAATGTGCTTACCAATCGTAGCAATGATATTGATGATGCTTTATAAAAAAAATAATGCATAA
- a CDS encoding GLPGLI family protein, whose translation MFKKILFFLLLSVFGYSQEISGNFKLSTDEIIIEKLDSAFKNIYYDYTYSFDKENREKKRNTITVLQIGEYNTKFTDLNLLKFDSLTLKNSNKEFVDSNDLNELMPIRKAIKFYKNIVKTKDNKYLFQGKIYNKNYEFIEEIPVLKWDLKENMKEILGYKCKEARVYYKGRNWIAYYSEEIPLNDGPFIFNGLPGLILEVYDDNYEHHFIAQGIDNNSSTIYIHKEKNIIKTTKKDFYKAEQNFHSNPGIYVGQVYSKPGVEETSMTKELPYNPIELNN comes from the coding sequence ATGTTTAAAAAAATATTATTTTTTCTATTATTATCAGTATTTGGATACTCACAAGAAATATCTGGTAATTTTAAATTGAGTACAGATGAAATTATAATTGAAAAATTAGATTCTGCTTTTAAAAATATCTATTATGATTATACATATTCTTTTGATAAAGAGAATAGAGAAAAAAAAAGAAATACTATTACAGTACTTCAGATAGGAGAATACAATACTAAATTTACAGATTTAAATCTTTTAAAGTTTGATTCGTTAACTCTTAAAAATTCTAATAAGGAGTTTGTAGATTCAAATGATTTAAATGAACTTATGCCTATTCGTAAAGCGATAAAATTTTACAAAAATATTGTAAAGACTAAAGATAATAAATATCTATTTCAAGGTAAAATATATAATAAAAATTATGAATTTATAGAAGAAATTCCTGTTTTAAAATGGGACTTGAAGGAAAATATGAAAGAAATATTAGGGTATAAATGTAAAGAAGCTAGAGTTTATTATAAAGGACGTAATTGGATTGCATATTATTCAGAAGAAATTCCTTTAAACGATGGACCTTTTATATTTAATGGATTACCAGGTTTAATATTAGAAGTATATGATGATAATTATGAACATCATTTTATAGCTCAAGGAATAGATAACAATTCAAGTACTATATACATACATAAAGAAAAGAATATCATAAAAACTACAAAAAAAGACTTTTATAAGGCAGAACAAAATTTTCATAGTAATCCTGGGATTTATGTAGGACAGGTTTATAGTAAGCCAGGAGTAGAAGAAACTTCAATGACTAAAGAACTACCTTATAATCCAATAGAATTGAATAATTAA